A window of Leptospira fainei serovar Hurstbridge str. BUT 6 contains these coding sequences:
- a CDS encoding ATP-binding protein: protein MTDPKQTNYSNQFRIQIPSHPRYVSVARNFVYNLARESGFTLYDSADLKLAVGECLLNVIKHAYLGKHGYPIFLEVLVFDNRMEVRIRDFGVQKNLSEMRGYDLGDYREEGIGLFLVRKLTDHFYVDQSGKGNRLILTKMK, encoded by the coding sequence TTGACAGATCCTAAACAGACGAACTATTCAAACCAGTTTCGAATCCAGATCCCGTCTCATCCGCGCTACGTATCCGTGGCGCGGAATTTCGTTTATAATTTAGCAAGAGAATCCGGCTTCACGTTATACGATTCCGCAGATTTGAAATTGGCAGTCGGTGAATGTCTTCTCAACGTGATCAAACACGCTTATTTGGGTAAACACGGATATCCGATTTTTCTGGAAGTCCTGGTCTTTGATAATCGAATGGAAGTAAGGATTCGCGACTTCGGAGTACAGAAAAATTTATCGGAAATGCGAGGATACGATCTCGGCGATTATCGAGAGGAAGGAATCGGACTATTTCTAGTACGTAAGCTCACCGATCACTTTTATGTGGATCAATCCGGGAAGGGGAATCGTCTCATTCTCACCAAAATGAAATAG
- a CDS encoding DUF342 domain-containing protein, which yields MTDSIRNYTDSLLRDLEENEGGFFKIENLDGLAYLTVFPSGKKGKSVELREVFKRLDVFKISESSEEEVKRVVKDRDGEPHFIGKWPGKPEASHIELKISEDKMTAHAILQPPKYGGKVLSEGEILFELKKEGIEFGVKAEEIARLAKAEEYGKRVLIAVGEAPVPGSDGDLRILFQHPSIPKLEEDEFGRVDFKNIQIIQSVKKNQKLAEKISPSPGKPGKNVMGDLLPFEEGKPAEWKLGSNVKISEDKNQIFALIDGRPIVDRYGVIRVDEVCHLDHVDFSTGNINFPGTIIVEESIADGFVLETEGSIVVKKSVGKVFLKAGGDIVLSGGFMGRNGGLIESGADIYAKFVEQGKMIAKNSIFIEEASMHSELIAGESILVRGGRGELIGGQCVAGKNITCSKLGAIVETKTVLSCGMPPELLSELEDLKAEVRKNHDVLKKVEASIVKLNDDSQRRALSDDEKESLPKLQAIKQKYQSILENLLAQEQSVILSFDPDKNAYIEVEREIFPGVDANLGRNRSFKVKLKEIPGPSFLFLGADGQVVHSKVRPKRLGILQEDSQSSESGP from the coding sequence ATGACTGACTCGATTCGCAATTATACAGATTCCCTTCTCCGAGATTTGGAGGAAAACGAGGGAGGTTTTTTTAAGATCGAGAATCTGGATGGGTTAGCTTATTTAACGGTTTTTCCATCCGGAAAGAAAGGCAAAAGCGTAGAACTCAGGGAAGTTTTTAAGCGTCTAGATGTCTTTAAAATTTCCGAGAGCTCAGAAGAGGAGGTTAAGCGAGTCGTAAAAGATAGAGACGGCGAACCGCATTTTATCGGGAAATGGCCCGGGAAACCGGAAGCCAGTCATATAGAATTAAAAATCTCCGAAGATAAAATGACCGCACACGCGATATTGCAACCTCCCAAATACGGCGGGAAAGTTCTTTCGGAAGGAGAAATCCTTTTCGAACTAAAAAAAGAAGGGATCGAATTCGGAGTTAAAGCCGAAGAGATCGCTCGCCTTGCGAAAGCGGAAGAATACGGCAAGAGGGTTTTAATCGCGGTCGGCGAGGCTCCCGTTCCCGGAAGCGACGGAGATTTACGGATTTTATTCCAACATCCTAGTATTCCAAAATTGGAAGAAGACGAATTCGGTAGAGTCGATTTCAAAAACATTCAAATCATCCAGAGCGTGAAAAAAAATCAGAAATTAGCCGAGAAAATCTCTCCTTCTCCGGGCAAACCGGGCAAGAACGTTATGGGGGACCTCCTTCCGTTTGAAGAAGGAAAACCTGCCGAATGGAAATTAGGCTCCAACGTAAAAATCTCGGAAGATAAAAATCAGATTTTTGCGCTTATAGACGGACGGCCGATCGTAGATCGTTACGGAGTCATTCGCGTAGACGAAGTTTGTCATCTCGATCACGTGGATTTTTCGACCGGCAATATCAACTTTCCCGGCACGATCATCGTAGAAGAATCGATCGCCGACGGGTTTGTTCTCGAGACGGAAGGTTCCATCGTCGTGAAAAAGTCGGTGGGAAAAGTCTTTTTAAAAGCGGGCGGCGATATCGTACTTTCAGGCGGCTTCATGGGTCGAAACGGAGGCTTAATAGAATCCGGCGCCGACATCTATGCCAAGTTCGTCGAGCAAGGCAAAATGATCGCAAAAAATTCCATCTTTATCGAAGAAGCTTCGATGCATTCCGAATTGATCGCAGGCGAATCGATCCTGGTTCGCGGGGGACGAGGTGAGTTGATAGGCGGACAATGCGTCGCAGGAAAGAATATCACCTGTTCTAAACTCGGTGCTATCGTGGAAACTAAAACCGTATTGAGTTGCGGAATGCCGCCCGAATTGTTATCCGAACTCGAAGATTTAAAAGCGGAAGTTCGAAAAAATCACGACGTTTTAAAGAAAGTGGAAGCGAGCATCGTAAAATTAAACGACGATTCGCAACGAAGAGCACTTTCAGATGATGAGAAGGAAAGTCTACCTAAGCTCCAGGCGATTAAGCAAAAATACCAATCCATTCTCGAAAACTTATTGGCTCAAGAGCAATCCGTAATACTTTCCTTCGATCCGGACAAAAACGCTTATATCGAAGTTGAACGGGAAATTTTTCCGGGCGTCGATGCGAACTTAGGCCGAAATCGGAGCTTCAAGGTTAAGTTGAAGGAAATTCCTGGACCCTCATTTTTATTTCTCGGAGCGGACGGACAAGTAGTTCATTCCAAAGTGCGTCCGAAACGATTAGGAATTCTACAGGAAGATTCTCAGAGTTCCGAATCCGGTCCCTAA
- a CDS encoding tetratricopeptide repeat protein, with product MTFFSQILSPHRKKPTEMRQKFRYAFSILMSLILVSCDSSQEWVNLAREKHSQGNIAEALYYYDLALRKNPDNVVANRNLGILLAESHEAPGSAAFYLEKAHIKDPKNPDILLYLLEIYLKAGSKSESDRVLKSFADGWDKDRESLAKFLKECLLDEKKNPNERKRFLENRIPEANPASKRMFRECGEKLYPENPTKS from the coding sequence ATGACTTTTTTTAGTCAAATTTTATCCCCCCACCGGAAAAAACCTACGGAAATGAGACAGAAGTTCCGATACGCATTTTCGATTCTTATGTCCCTAATCCTCGTTTCCTGCGATTCCTCGCAGGAATGGGTAAACCTCGCTCGTGAAAAACACTCCCAAGGTAATATTGCGGAAGCGCTTTACTATTATGATTTAGCGCTTAGAAAAAATCCTGACAACGTCGTTGCGAATAGAAATTTAGGAATTCTTTTAGCGGAAAGTCATGAGGCCCCGGGATCGGCGGCATTTTATTTAGAAAAAGCGCATATAAAGGATCCGAAGAATCCGGATATTCTTCTCTACTTATTGGAGATTTATTTAAAAGCGGGCTCGAAAAGCGAATCGGATCGGGTTTTAAAATCTTTCGCCGATGGATGGGATAAGGATAGGGAAAGCTTGGCTAAGTTTCTGAAAGAATGTTTATTGGATGAGAAAAAAAATCCAAATGAAAGAAAACGCTTTCTGGAAAATCGAATTCCGGAAGCAAATCCCGCTTCCAAGAGAATGTTTCGGGAATGCGGAGAAAAATTATATCCGGAAAATCCGACAAAATCGTAA
- a CDS encoding LA_2478/LA_2722/LA_4182 family protein: protein MNSKIIVFFLIFPLCVLSCRKGPSLSREEVKNLSSSYIRELCRKNLECSAMYLESLSVSEQEEARSEFYSLEQCMENQKDQSILPDEYEKVTDDQIAKVRRCMDDLLKTPCASMEESGGIPSCQDLFRSVE from the coding sequence ATGAATTCCAAGATTATCGTATTCTTTCTAATTTTTCCGTTATGTGTTTTATCCTGTCGCAAAGGGCCGTCCCTTTCTCGAGAAGAGGTTAAGAATTTAAGTTCTTCTTATATTCGAGAATTATGCCGTAAAAATTTGGAATGCTCCGCAATGTATTTGGAATCATTATCCGTATCGGAACAGGAAGAAGCGAGGTCCGAATTCTATTCTTTAGAGCAATGCATGGAGAACCAGAAGGACCAAAGCATTCTCCCGGACGAGTATGAAAAAGTAACCGACGATCAAATAGCGAAAGTTCGGCGTTGTATGGATGATTTATTGAAGACACCTTGCGCTTCGATGGAGGAATCCGGAGGGATTCCTTCCTGTCAGGATCTGTTCCGTTCAGTCGAATGA
- a CDS encoding sulfite exporter TauE/SafE family protein — protein sequence MILPILGAAFLHGLTSSLHCVGMCGPFAGTLSLASGKRSGKENAFLQLCYNLGRFGSYSLIGILLGFLGQGANLVSTELGFIREIAAWISGVFVIVFGLSLLLGGGISLTSAFAVRILGKVAGPILESLRKNSDKPFRLGLIGFNFGLVTGLLPCGVLYPAFALAFATGSPWTGGAVMASFFIGTFPLLFAFGYGFRSLALRLKGNTARFAGTLVVLIGIGWIFFRFGHDHSNHIGHKPTQSESHQHHEH from the coding sequence ATGATCCTTCCGATTTTAGGCGCGGCGTTCTTGCATGGATTAACGAGTTCTCTTCACTGCGTGGGAATGTGCGGACCGTTTGCCGGAACATTATCTCTCGCTTCCGGAAAACGTTCCGGAAAGGAAAATGCGTTTTTGCAACTTTGCTATAATCTCGGACGATTCGGCTCTTATTCTTTGATCGGTATATTGCTTGGGTTCCTAGGCCAGGGAGCGAATTTAGTTTCAACCGAACTCGGGTTCATTCGAGAAATCGCTGCATGGATTTCAGGAGTTTTTGTAATCGTATTCGGACTCTCTCTCTTACTAGGAGGAGGAATATCGCTTACTTCCGCTTTTGCCGTCAGAATTCTGGGAAAGGTTGCAGGACCGATCTTGGAATCATTACGAAAGAATAGCGACAAGCCGTTTCGACTCGGTCTTATCGGATTTAATTTCGGTTTAGTGACCGGTCTTCTACCCTGCGGCGTACTCTACCCTGCCTTTGCACTTGCATTCGCCACCGGTTCCCCCTGGACTGGAGGCGCGGTAATGGCTAGTTTCTTTATAGGTACTTTTCCGCTGCTTTTTGCCTTCGGTTACGGCTTCCGGTCTCTTGCCTTAAGATTAAAAGGGAATACCGCAAGATTTGCAGGAACATTGGTCGTATTGATCGGAATCGGATGGATCTTCTTTCGCTTCGGTCATGATCATTCCAACCATATCGGACACAAACCGACTCAATCCGAATCGCATCAACACCACGAGCATTGA
- the xerD gene encoding site-specific tyrosine recombinase XerD, whose product MTSSHKNLLQNFQEYLSVEKGLSDNSIYSYGYDLNKFKNFLEKEHIDFLEVQANDIVRFLNEERNRKISAKTIAREVVAIRQFYKFLKDEKKLDSNPTEKIETPEVMRSIPDYLTQEEIEELFSAIREDHLYELRDKCIFELLYSSGLRISEACNLRLTDMDMAGMTLTVEGKGGRQRLVPFGEKSLDILNRYLKQSRPYILKNRNCDYLFVSKKGSFINRKSVWRLLNHYIKRTSIKKKVTPHTLRHSFATHLLENHADLKSVQELLGHIDISTTQIYTHMANKTLKEVHKKFHPRG is encoded by the coding sequence GTGACATCTTCTCATAAGAATTTACTCCAAAATTTCCAGGAATACCTTTCGGTAGAGAAGGGTCTGAGCGACAATTCGATTTACTCGTACGGGTACGATTTAAACAAGTTTAAGAACTTCCTGGAAAAGGAACATATCGACTTCTTAGAAGTTCAGGCAAACGATATAGTTCGTTTCCTGAACGAGGAAAGAAATCGAAAAATCTCCGCTAAGACGATCGCGCGTGAAGTCGTCGCAATTCGGCAGTTTTATAAGTTTCTTAAAGACGAGAAGAAATTGGATTCGAATCCGACGGAGAAAATCGAAACTCCGGAAGTGATGCGCTCCATTCCCGACTATCTGACTCAGGAAGAAATCGAAGAGCTTTTCAGTGCGATTCGCGAGGATCATCTTTACGAACTAAGAGATAAGTGCATTTTCGAACTTCTGTATTCTTCCGGTCTTCGAATTTCAGAGGCATGCAATCTTCGTTTAACGGATATGGATATGGCCGGGATGACTTTGACGGTGGAAGGGAAAGGCGGACGCCAAAGACTGGTTCCGTTCGGGGAGAAATCCTTGGACATTCTCAATAGATATCTTAAACAAAGCAGACCTTATATTCTAAAGAACCGTAATTGCGATTATTTGTTCGTGTCCAAGAAAGGGTCGTTTATCAATCGTAAGTCGGTCTGGAGACTTTTGAATCATTATATCAAAAGAACGAGTATCAAAAAGAAAGTCACACCGCATACGTTGAGACATTCGTTTGCGACTCATCTTTTGGAAAATCACGCGGACCTCAAATCGGTTCAGGAACTATTGGGACATATCGACATATCCACGACTCAGATATATACCCACATGGCTAATAAAACCCTGAAGGAAGTTCATAAGAAATTCCATCCGAGAGGATAA
- a CDS encoding LA_2486 family SGNH/GDSL-type esterase, producing the protein MKSLVYLKIVISLSFIFIILELSLRLPYFQSVRFRLSDKKLHCLSDGPLPWIRLCPNRQLTLFQPAKQYTYNIRTDQNGERISYEPGTEPLHARKEIWILGDSVAMGYLVEDRESISWQLAERIGFAGRVRNLGVDAVGTLGIQEILREVLNRSDPPKVAYWIYHISDVADSFREEALSKSKVKRLLTRISFYLSRYSAVFNGWKTLREQYRPELAENQISSQEEIARESLAQDHPHLKALKSLFVFCKEREIPLVIVFLPEPNPANQPIFQSTILNKAGSLALENRMSVLDLRPTLQTIWKEKHEPFFLARDGHPNPYAYGLIADRLSEDLARR; encoded by the coding sequence TTGAAGTCGTTAGTTTATCTTAAAATCGTAATTTCCCTATCATTTATTTTTATTATATTAGAATTATCGCTTAGACTTCCGTACTTCCAGTCCGTTCGATTCAGATTATCCGATAAAAAACTGCATTGTCTCTCCGATGGTCCTTTGCCTTGGATACGCCTTTGCCCGAATCGGCAATTGACCCTTTTTCAGCCTGCAAAGCAATACACGTATAATATTCGTACGGATCAAAACGGGGAACGAATCAGTTACGAACCCGGAACTGAACCGCTTCACGCTCGAAAGGAAATCTGGATCTTGGGAGATTCCGTAGCAATGGGGTATTTAGTGGAAGATCGCGAATCGATTTCCTGGCAATTGGCCGAAAGGATAGGTTTTGCCGGTCGAGTCCGGAATCTAGGTGTGGATGCCGTCGGGACTTTAGGAATTCAAGAAATACTTCGGGAAGTATTGAACCGGTCCGATCCTCCGAAGGTCGCTTATTGGATTTATCATATATCGGATGTCGCAGATTCTTTTAGAGAAGAAGCTCTTTCCAAATCGAAAGTGAAACGACTCTTGACCAGAATCTCCTTTTATTTATCCCGGTATAGCGCCGTCTTTAACGGATGGAAGACACTGCGCGAACAATATCGTCCCGAACTTGCTGAAAATCAAATTTCTTCGCAGGAAGAAATCGCAAGAGAATCGTTGGCGCAAGACCATCCGCATTTAAAAGCGTTGAAAAGCCTATTTGTTTTTTGCAAGGAGAGGGAGATTCCCTTGGTAATCGTATTTCTTCCCGAACCGAATCCTGCAAATCAACCGATCTTTCAATCGACTATCTTAAACAAGGCCGGATCTCTTGCGCTTGAAAATCGAATGTCGGTCTTGGATTTAAGACCTACATTGCAAACGATTTGGAAAGAAAAGCATGAACCGTT
- the ccoS gene encoding cbb3-type cytochrome oxidase assembly protein CcoS, which produces MNALYMTIPLALIIAFGSFFVFLWSYKSGQYEDIEGPKYRMLFDDEPTVPDQAEKKAPKK; this is translated from the coding sequence TTGAACGCTCTATACATGACGATTCCACTCGCGCTAATAATCGCATTCGGTTCCTTCTTTGTCTTTCTTTGGAGCTACAAATCGGGTCAATACGAAGATATAGAAGGACCGAAATATCGAATGCTCTTCGACGACGAACCGACCGTACCCGATCAGGCGGAAAAGAAGGCGCCGAAAAAATGA